From the genome of Thermoflexus hugenholtzii, one region includes:
- the sfsA gene encoding DNA/RNA nuclease SfsA, with protein sequence MRWPPLIPAVFLRRLNRFAVEVRLGRRRTRAHLPNSGRLHELLIPGYPMWLARREGPRRTRYDVQLVALPDGTLVSADARVPNVLFREAWAEGRLAPFRGYIRLIPEPPLGEGRVDFRLEGPEGLAYVEVKSVTLVEGGDGLFPDAPTERGRRHLSALQAARAAGAQAFIVFIVQRPDARAFRPHDAADPAFGRMLRAAVAGGVQALAYRCVVSMEEIRLAEAIPVIL encoded by the coding sequence ATGCGCTGGCCGCCCCTGATCCCGGCGGTGTTCCTGCGGCGTCTGAATCGCTTTGCGGTGGAGGTGCGCCTCGGCCGGCGCCGGACACGGGCCCATCTGCCCAACTCCGGCCGCCTGCACGAGCTGCTCATCCCGGGATATCCGATGTGGCTGGCCCGCCGGGAGGGCCCGCGGCGCACCCGCTACGATGTCCAGCTCGTGGCCCTCCCGGACGGCACCCTGGTCTCCGCGGACGCCCGGGTTCCCAACGTCCTGTTCCGGGAGGCCTGGGCGGAGGGGCGGCTGGCGCCTTTCCGCGGCTACATCCGTCTGATCCCCGAGCCCCCTCTGGGGGAAGGTCGGGTGGACTTCCGCCTGGAGGGTCCGGAGGGCCTGGCTTATGTGGAGGTGAAAAGCGTCACTCTGGTCGAGGGAGGGGATGGCCTCTTCCCGGATGCCCCCACGGAGCGGGGGCGGCGCCATCTCTCCGCCCTTCAGGCAGCCCGCGCGGCGGGCGCCCAGGCCTTCATCGTCTTCATTGTGCAGCGGCCGGACGCCCGGGCCTTCCGCCCCCACGACGCGGCGGACCCCGCCTTCGGGCGCATGTTGCGGGCGGCCGTGGCCGGAGGGGTGCAGGCCCTGGCTTACCGATGCGTGGTCTCCATGGAGGAGATCCGGCTGGCCGAGGCCATCCCGGTGATCCTGTGA
- a CDS encoding GNAT family N-acetyltransferase — MSTERAHPSGVPDPAGKPYRVRGVWLDRFRYRWFGMLEVEGEDGRLRLPMTGTIAQWFRPGEEVWVALGAGADPQALTFDAYALWRAVDGEWIPVWPMYQASFVLERSSPLSTAPLYRYAVRAREAGLESDFEAIVDLEQHHYASEAEILARWWCPEDRTWAEANARPQCPHCRRPMRFGDLKDATRASRFLVLTLEERMPYEPLYIGYVRIDPPIPLMHRRLPDGSVQPHFRQAIFPAEWFEPPFWPERYEEELQRERPELTPFDLWWESQEIALRVCDTRVARLARVVVHPDYRADGLGQLALRAAIAWIRERRIPEMRRPKVLLETIAQMARYNPFMERAGFRYLGDTASGRPVLVYPLTEEAQPYLERFYETDPVARAHRGRLYRPAFRPVEPLAGPIRLRHVTYRYESLLRLAGVARPVQEVLEAFGVQERAIQKIVLKDVSLIIHPRQVVALIGASGAGKTTLLRLLLGAAARRGEAPLPRGAIRALYALQAGSIEVPENIRAAAYLPGEVEPEFGEETLLEALYRLTGDEVLAIEVLNVAGIADAVLYRARFSELSTGQKERARIAYLLAARPNLLLIDEFAAHLDPAMALRVARKVAALCRAHGITLIAATHRPEVLQGLEPDLTVLIGYGLFRVLPRSGEPEAPAG, encoded by the coding sequence GTGTCGACGGAGCGCGCGCATCCATCCGGCGTCCCGGATCCTGCGGGGAAGCCCTATCGGGTTCGGGGCGTCTGGCTCGATCGCTTCCGATACCGCTGGTTCGGCATGCTGGAGGTGGAGGGAGAGGACGGGCGGCTTCGTCTGCCGATGACCGGGACCATCGCCCAGTGGTTCCGCCCGGGGGAGGAGGTGTGGGTGGCCCTGGGCGCAGGGGCGGATCCCCAGGCCCTGACCTTCGATGCCTACGCCCTGTGGCGTGCGGTCGACGGGGAGTGGATCCCGGTCTGGCCCATGTATCAGGCTTCCTTCGTCCTGGAGCGCTCCTCCCCGCTTTCAACGGCGCCTCTGTATCGCTACGCCGTGCGGGCCCGGGAGGCCGGCCTGGAGTCGGACTTCGAAGCCATCGTCGATCTGGAGCAGCATCACTACGCCTCTGAGGCCGAGATCCTGGCCCGCTGGTGGTGCCCGGAGGATCGGACCTGGGCGGAGGCCAATGCCCGGCCCCAGTGCCCCCACTGCCGTCGTCCCATGCGCTTCGGCGACCTCAAGGACGCCACCCGGGCCTCCCGCTTTCTGGTGTTGACCCTGGAGGAGCGCATGCCCTATGAGCCCCTTTACATCGGATACGTGCGGATCGATCCGCCGATCCCCCTGATGCACCGCCGCCTGCCCGATGGCTCCGTCCAGCCCCATTTTCGGCAGGCCATCTTCCCCGCCGAATGGTTCGAGCCTCCCTTCTGGCCGGAGCGCTATGAAGAGGAGCTGCAGCGGGAGCGGCCGGAGCTCACCCCCTTCGACCTGTGGTGGGAATCCCAGGAGATCGCCCTGCGGGTCTGCGACACGCGGGTGGCCCGTCTGGCACGGGTGGTGGTCCATCCGGATTACCGGGCGGATGGGTTGGGGCAGCTGGCCTTGCGAGCCGCCATCGCCTGGATCCGGGAGCGGCGGATCCCGGAGATGCGTCGTCCCAAGGTGCTTCTGGAGACCATCGCCCAGATGGCCCGCTACAACCCGTTTATGGAGCGGGCGGGCTTCCGCTATCTCGGCGACACCGCCTCCGGGCGGCCGGTGCTGGTCTACCCGCTAACGGAGGAGGCGCAGCCTTACCTGGAGCGGTTCTATGAAACCGACCCGGTCGCCCGGGCCCATCGCGGGCGGCTCTACCGTCCGGCCTTCCGGCCGGTGGAGCCGCTGGCCGGCCCTATTCGCCTGCGGCATGTGACCTATCGCTATGAAAGCCTTCTGCGCCTGGCCGGGGTGGCGCGCCCGGTGCAGGAGGTGCTGGAGGCCTTTGGCGTTCAGGAGCGGGCGATCCAGAAGATCGTGCTGAAGGATGTATCCCTGATCATCCACCCCCGACAGGTGGTGGCATTGATCGGCGCGTCCGGGGCGGGGAAGACCACCCTGCTGCGCCTGCTGCTGGGGGCGGCGGCCCGGCGGGGGGAGGCCCCGTTGCCCCGTGGGGCGATCCGGGCCCTGTATGCCCTGCAGGCGGGGAGCATCGAGGTGCCGGAGAACATCCGGGCGGCGGCGTATCTGCCGGGCGAGGTGGAGCCGGAGTTCGGGGAGGAGACGCTGCTGGAAGCCCTGTATCGGCTGACAGGGGATGAGGTGCTGGCCATCGAGGTCCTGAACGTGGCGGGGATCGCCGACGCGGTGCTCTACCGGGCGCGCTTCTCCGAGCTCTCCACCGGGCAGAAGGAGCGGGCGCGGATCGCCTACCTGCTGGCGGCGCGGCCGAACCTGCTGCTCATCGACGAGTTCGCCGCCCATCTGGATCCAGCGATGGCGCTGCGGGTGGCCCGCAAGGTGGCGGCCCTGTGCCGCGCCCACGGCATCACCCTGATCGCCGCCACCCACCGCCCGGAGGTCCTCCAGGGCCTGGAGCCCGACCTCACCGTCCTCATCGGCTATGGCCTCTTTCGGGTCCTCCCGCGCTCCGGAGAACCGGAGGCGCCGGCCGGGTGA
- a CDS encoding adenosylcobalamin-dependent ribonucleoside-diphosphate reductase yields the protein MTTRWEIRVDEANPEEEIPLTENGRIVLERRYLRKGPDGRPVETIPQMFRRVARAIAEAEKELGGDPALWEERFYQLLTSLRFLPNSPTFTGAGTPLGQLAACFVLPLEDDMGKIPGGIFQTLRDAALIQQTGGGNGFSFSRLRPKNAIVFSSMGRATGPVGFLRVYDRAFGEIAQGGSRRGANMAVLRVDHPDIEEFITCKTDENAITNFNISVGITDAFMRAVENDEEWELRFPDVLHPAYRNFRGTLEDAERAGIPIRVYKRVRARDLFRKIATQAHHNGEPGVLFLDTANRSNPVPHLYTLEATNPCGEQWLGPYENCCLGSVNLARHVKYVNGKAEVDWEKLRETVEWATRFLDNVVQVNQYVPAVPQLKEAAFKTRRIGLGFMGLADLMYHLRIRYGSEEGQEFAAQIAEFIRYHAMRTSIELARERGPFPAIRGSIYDPEDLKWEPPKPLKPYTRDWGRPPLDWNAIVEGIRRHGIRNAAQTTVAPTGTLSTVAGCEGYGCEPVFALAYIRYVHEAEGRLELRYVSPLFMRALKEAGLDEETRARIIEEVLRKGTCQHIQELPDWIRHTFVVAQDLTPEEHVWMQASIQAFIDNSISKTINFPETATVEDVEKAYLLAWKLGCKGLTVYVAGSRQKEVLETLETKARKEQKEAAMVPAQPTLPQPVGPTVRPRPQKLAGVTYRIATPVGTAFITLNENGEGQPFEVFLNVGKAGSDIAAVAEAIGRLISLLLRLPSPVPPAERLRQVVDQLQGIGGGRALGFGPERVRSLPDGIARVLAEYLAERGLELPAAPAPAVQPALPLSEPHPGREEPRAMGPVGDICPQCGEATLLEQEGCRTCYNCGYSEC from the coding sequence ATGACGACGCGCTGGGAGATCCGAGTGGATGAGGCCAACCCGGAGGAGGAGATCCCCTTAACGGAGAACGGCCGCATCGTTCTGGAGCGGCGGTATCTGCGCAAGGGGCCGGACGGCCGTCCCGTCGAGACGATCCCCCAGATGTTCCGCCGGGTGGCCCGGGCCATCGCCGAGGCCGAGAAGGAGCTCGGCGGCGATCCGGCCCTGTGGGAGGAGCGGTTCTATCAACTGCTCACCTCCCTCCGCTTCCTCCCCAACTCCCCCACCTTCACCGGCGCCGGCACCCCTCTAGGGCAGCTGGCTGCATGTTTTGTCCTCCCCCTTGAAGACGACATGGGGAAGATCCCGGGGGGGATCTTCCAGACGCTGCGGGATGCGGCGCTGATCCAGCAGACCGGCGGCGGCAACGGCTTCTCCTTCTCCCGTCTGCGTCCCAAGAACGCCATCGTCTTCTCCTCCATGGGCCGCGCCACCGGCCCGGTGGGCTTCCTGCGGGTCTACGATCGCGCCTTCGGGGAGATCGCGCAGGGCGGAAGCCGCAGGGGCGCCAACATGGCGGTGCTGCGGGTGGACCACCCGGACATCGAGGAGTTCATCACCTGCAAGACGGACGAGAACGCCATCACCAACTTCAACATCTCGGTGGGCATCACCGACGCCTTCATGCGGGCGGTGGAGAACGACGAGGAGTGGGAGCTGCGCTTCCCGGATGTGCTGCACCCCGCGTATCGCAACTTCCGGGGGACCCTGGAGGACGCCGAGCGGGCGGGCATCCCCATTCGGGTCTACAAGCGCGTGCGGGCCCGGGACCTCTTCCGCAAGATCGCGACCCAGGCCCATCACAACGGCGAGCCCGGCGTCCTCTTCCTGGACACCGCCAACCGCTCGAACCCGGTGCCCCATCTGTATACGTTGGAAGCAACAAACCCCTGCGGTGAACAGTGGCTGGGGCCTTATGAGAACTGCTGTCTGGGCTCGGTGAACCTGGCCCGCCACGTGAAATACGTGAACGGCAAGGCGGAGGTGGACTGGGAGAAGCTGCGGGAGACGGTGGAATGGGCCACCCGCTTCCTGGACAACGTGGTCCAGGTCAACCAGTATGTGCCCGCCGTCCCTCAGCTGAAGGAGGCCGCCTTCAAGACCCGCCGCATCGGCCTGGGCTTCATGGGGCTGGCGGATCTGATGTATCACCTGCGGATCCGCTACGGCTCCGAGGAGGGCCAGGAGTTCGCCGCCCAGATCGCCGAGTTCATCCGCTATCACGCGATGCGGACCAGCATCGAGCTGGCCCGGGAGCGGGGGCCCTTCCCGGCCATCCGGGGCAGCATCTATGATCCCGAGGACCTGAAGTGGGAGCCCCCGAAGCCCCTCAAACCCTACACCCGCGACTGGGGCCGACCGCCGCTGGACTGGAACGCCATCGTGGAGGGGATTCGCCGTCACGGCATCCGCAACGCTGCTCAAACAACCGTCGCGCCGACCGGCACCCTCTCCACCGTCGCCGGCTGCGAGGGCTATGGGTGCGAGCCGGTCTTCGCCCTGGCCTACATCCGTTACGTCCACGAGGCCGAAGGGCGCCTGGAGCTGCGCTACGTCAGCCCCCTCTTCATGCGCGCCCTCAAAGAGGCCGGCCTCGACGAGGAGACCCGCGCCCGGATCATCGAGGAGGTCCTGCGCAAAGGCACCTGCCAGCACATCCAGGAGCTCCCAGACTGGATCCGCCACACCTTCGTGGTCGCCCAGGACCTCACCCCCGAAGAACACGTGTGGATGCAGGCCAGTATTCAGGCGTTTATTGATAATAGTATATCAAAGACGATCAATTTCCCTGAAACAGCAACCGTAGAAGATGTTGAAAAAGCCTATCTTTTAGCCTGGAAGCTGGGATGCAAAGGGCTTACCGTATACGTCGCCGGCTCCCGCCAGAAAGAGGTCCTGGAGACCCTGGAGACCAAGGCCAGGAAGGAGCAGAAGGAGGCCGCCATGGTTCCCGCTCAGCCGACGCTGCCGCAACCGGTTGGCCCGACGGTGCGCCCCCGGCCCCAGAAGCTTGCGGGCGTGACCTATCGCATCGCCACGCCGGTGGGGACGGCCTTCATCACCCTGAACGAGAACGGGGAGGGCCAGCCCTTCGAGGTGTTCCTGAACGTGGGGAAGGCCGGCTCGGATATCGCGGCGGTGGCGGAGGCCATCGGGCGGCTGATCTCCCTGCTGCTGCGGCTGCCTTCGCCCGTGCCCCCGGCCGAGCGGCTGCGCCAGGTGGTGGATCAGCTCCAGGGCATCGGCGGGGGGCGCGCCCTGGGCTTCGGACCGGAGCGGGTGCGCAGCCTCCCCGACGGCATCGCCCGGGTGCTGGCGGAGTATCTGGCCGAGCGGGGCCTGGAGCTCCCCGCCGCCCCCGCCCCTGCGGTCCAGCCCGCCCTCCCGTTATCGGAACCCCACCCCGGCCGGGAGGAGCCGAGGGCCATGGGGCCGGTGGGGGACATCTGCCCCCAGTGCGGGGAGGCCACCCTGCTGGAACAGGAGGGATGCCGGACCTGCTACAACTGTGGCTACAGCGAGTGTTAG
- the nrdR gene encoding transcriptional regulator NrdR, with amino-acid sequence MWRGSGPLTQDLGVPDVRCPFCGSEETRVIDTTPEAERRAVRRRRECPRCLRRFTTIERPIHLAPMVIKRDGRREPFDREKLLRGIQIACAKRPIPAEALERLVERIEARIQAMGKPEIPSRQIGDMVIAGLKELDEIAYIRYAIVYLGLSDLESIRREIDSLLEARAREGAPSSVGPA; translated from the coding sequence ATGTGGCGGGGCTCCGGCCCTCTCACCCAAGATCTGGGGGTTCCCGACGTGCGCTGTCCCTTCTGTGGGAGCGAGGAGACGCGGGTGATCGACACCACGCCGGAGGCGGAGCGGCGGGCGGTGCGGCGCCGTCGGGAGTGCCCCCGGTGTCTGCGCCGGTTCACCACCATCGAGCGTCCGATCCATCTGGCGCCCATGGTCATCAAGCGGGATGGGCGGCGGGAGCCTTTCGATCGGGAGAAGCTGTTGCGGGGGATCCAGATCGCCTGCGCCAAGCGGCCCATCCCGGCGGAGGCCCTGGAGCGGCTGGTGGAGCGCATCGAGGCTCGCATCCAGGCCATGGGCAAGCCGGAGATCCCCAGCCGGCAGATCGGCGACATGGTGATCGCGGGGCTGAAGGAGCTGGACGAGATCGCATACATCCGCTACGCCATCGTCTATCTCGGCCTGAGCGACCTGGAGAGCATCCGACGGGAGATCGATAGCCTTCTGGAGGCCCGAGCCCGGGAAGGGGCCCCCTCCTCGGTCGGCCCGGCCTGA
- the rplS gene encoding 50S ribosomal protein L19: MSDLILQQLEREWIAGRPVPELRPGDVVRVHWRVREGDKERVQVFQGTVIRIRGSGTGRTFTVRRIAAHGIGVERTFPLYSPRIDHIEVVRHSRVRRARLYYLRERFGKAARLKERLIAAPEAAELPSEAPEASEEAGA, from the coding sequence ATGAGCGATCTGATTCTTCAACAGCTGGAGCGGGAATGGATCGCCGGGCGGCCGGTCCCCGAGCTCCGGCCGGGCGATGTGGTGCGGGTGCACTGGCGGGTGCGCGAGGGCGATAAGGAGCGGGTGCAGGTCTTCCAGGGGACAGTCATCCGCATCCGGGGCAGCGGCACTGGCCGCACCTTCACCGTCCGTCGCATCGCCGCCCACGGTATCGGGGTGGAGCGCACCTTCCCCCTGTATTCCCCGCGCATCGACCACATCGAGGTCGTGCGCCACTCCCGGGTCCGCCGCGCCCGGCTGTATTATCTCCGGGAGCGGTTCGGCAAGGCGGCCCGCCTGAAGGAGCGCCTGATCGCCGCCCCCGAGGCTGCGGAACTCCCCTCCGAAGCGCCCGAGGCCTCTGAGGAAGCTGGCGCGTAG
- a CDS encoding YifB family Mg chelatase-like AAA ATPase yields MLARLWSCALIGLKGEPVAVEVDVSRGQPGFTIVGLPDAAVQEARERVRSAIRYAGLSFPLARIVVNLAPADLRKEGPSYDLPIALGVLIASEQLPLNAVEEAMVVGELGLDGSVRHVPGTLVMAALAREMGIRRLFVPAADAPEAALVPEIEIYPVASLRELVDHLLGQRPIPPQPPTPLDRWIDTPPAVDFADIKGQEHAKRALEVAAAGNHNVLMIGPPGTGKTLLARALPGILPRLSLEEALEVTRIYSVADLLSSEFPLIRQRPFRAPHHTISHAGLVGGGRFPRPGEISLAHRGVLFLDELPEFDLRALEVLRQPMEDKRVVISRAAGTLEFPAAFMLVAAMNPCPCGYYGDPIKPCTCSPAMVARYQKRLSGPLLDRIDIQIEVPRVEYEKLSDDRRGEPSARIRERVERARALQRLRFHGTGVTCNAEMGPGHIRAYCPMEPQAQALLRAAMHQLHLSARAYHRVLKVARTIADLEGSEVLQAHHIAEALQYRPRWPMAGA; encoded by the coding sequence ATGCTCGCCCGCCTGTGGAGCTGCGCCCTGATCGGGCTGAAAGGGGAGCCTGTGGCGGTGGAGGTGGATGTCAGCCGCGGGCAGCCAGGGTTCACCATCGTCGGGTTGCCGGACGCGGCGGTTCAGGAGGCACGGGAACGGGTGCGCTCGGCGATCCGCTACGCCGGTCTCTCTTTCCCGCTGGCCCGCATTGTGGTCAACCTGGCCCCGGCCGATCTGCGTAAAGAAGGCCCCTCCTACGATCTCCCCATCGCCCTGGGGGTGCTGATCGCCTCCGAGCAGCTCCCCCTGAACGCCGTGGAAGAGGCCATGGTGGTGGGGGAGCTGGGGCTGGACGGGTCGGTGCGCCACGTGCCGGGGACCCTGGTGATGGCCGCCCTGGCCCGGGAGATGGGCATCCGCCGCCTCTTCGTCCCCGCCGCAGACGCCCCGGAGGCCGCCCTGGTGCCGGAGATCGAGATCTACCCCGTGGCCTCCTTGCGGGAGCTGGTGGATCACCTGCTCGGGCAGCGTCCCATCCCTCCCCAGCCGCCCACGCCGCTGGATCGCTGGATCGACACGCCTCCCGCGGTGGACTTCGCGGACATCAAGGGCCAGGAGCACGCAAAGCGGGCCCTGGAGGTGGCGGCGGCCGGCAACCACAACGTGCTGATGATCGGCCCGCCCGGGACCGGGAAGACGCTGCTGGCCCGCGCCCTCCCCGGGATCCTCCCCCGTCTCTCCCTGGAGGAGGCGCTGGAGGTGACCCGCATCTACAGCGTGGCGGACCTCCTCTCCTCGGAGTTCCCTCTGATCCGCCAGCGCCCCTTCCGGGCGCCCCACCACACCATCAGTCACGCCGGCCTGGTGGGCGGGGGTCGCTTCCCCCGCCCGGGGGAGATCTCCCTGGCCCACCGGGGGGTGCTCTTCCTGGATGAGCTGCCGGAGTTCGACCTGCGCGCCCTGGAGGTGCTGCGTCAGCCCATGGAGGACAAGCGGGTGGTGATCAGCCGGGCCGCCGGGACCCTGGAGTTCCCGGCGGCGTTCATGCTGGTGGCGGCGATGAATCCCTGCCCCTGCGGCTACTACGGCGATCCCATCAAGCCCTGCACCTGCTCCCCGGCCATGGTCGCCCGTTATCAGAAACGCCTCAGCGGGCCGCTGCTGGATCGCATCGATATCCAGATTGAGGTCCCCCGCGTGGAGTATGAGAAGCTGTCCGACGACCGGCGGGGGGAGCCTTCGGCCCGGATCCGGGAGCGGGTGGAGCGCGCCCGGGCCCTCCAGCGCCTGCGTTTCCACGGGACCGGAGTCACGTGCAACGCTGAGATGGGACCCGGGCATATCCGCGCGTATTGCCCGATGGAGCCCCAGGCCCAGGCCCTGCTGCGGGCCGCGATGCATCAGCTGCATCTCTCCGCCCGGGCTTATCATCGGGTTCTGAAGGTGGCTCGCACCATCGCGGACCTGGAGGGCTCGGAGGTCCTGCAAGCCCATCATATCGCCGAGGCTCTGCAGTATCGGCCCCGCTGGCCGATGGCCGGCGCTTGA
- a CDS encoding 5-formyltetrahydrofolate cyclo-ligase, with protein sequence MNEQDEFPSLESVRGVKRALRARWLAEREALPPEIVAAASAAVRAHLEAWPPFAQAHTVLTYMAFRNEIDLTPLLDRHPTKRWVLPRIAPSRELSLHRYQPGALERHPYGMLEPTPECPEVAPEEIELALIPGVAFDRRGFRLGYGGGYFDRLLPRLRGITVGVTYARFLVDALPHTARDSRVQWILTEAGWLRAEDGS encoded by the coding sequence ATGAATGAGCAGGATGAGTTCCCATCCCTGGAGTCGGTTCGCGGGGTGAAGCGGGCCCTGCGCGCCCGATGGCTCGCCGAGCGGGAGGCGTTGCCTCCGGAGATCGTCGCCGCCGCCAGCGCGGCGGTCCGCGCGCACCTGGAGGCATGGCCTCCCTTTGCGCAGGCCCATACGGTGCTGACGTATATGGCCTTCCGGAACGAGATCGATCTGACACCGCTGCTCGACCGCCACCCCACGAAGCGATGGGTCCTCCCCCGGATCGCCCCTTCCCGGGAGCTCTCGCTCCATCGGTATCAGCCCGGCGCCCTGGAGCGCCATCCCTATGGCATGCTGGAGCCGACGCCGGAGTGCCCCGAGGTGGCCCCGGAGGAGATCGAGCTGGCCCTCATCCCGGGGGTGGCCTTCGATCGCCGGGGCTTCCGGCTGGGATATGGCGGCGGGTATTTCGACCGCCTCCTCCCGCGCCTTCGAGGGATCACCGTGGGGGTCACCTACGCCCGCTTTCTGGTCGACGCGCTCCCTCACACCGCCCGGGACAGCCGGGTGCAGTGGATCCTGACGGAGGCGGGCTGGCTCCGGGCGGAGGATGGATCGTGA
- a CDS encoding tripartite tricarboxylate transporter permease: protein MSVELLLGVGVGLALSGVSAIVPGLHPYNLVAALLFSLPERKGILPADGGLGLGIGVAVGYAFFHLAPAVFYQTPDEGALGLMLPAQKALREGWGQEAVRWAGWGAWGAVMLLLLSAPFWPRGWAALRAVLAPHVGWILLALSAFLLLSEWPWGAERLPTPARRLMTVWMRLGAGVVTFALSGALGFLLLARNPLIGPLARQPLIPAFLGLFAVPSLLQAMRGGRPAPSRPSGETLPFGIWARGVGAGLLGGVFSVLFPGVTAGIGGLLAGHATAQRDDRAFLVAQGAARAFYSVGVFWLLLLPDSPAARGGLGTMLAPWAGPATPDRYRAAVLATALAAALAFLLMEPLTQGMSRWAASRAWRWVYAAALALIVLSVAGLGGIPGLAVLLAASGIGLLPSLTGSRRLNTLGVILVPLTLRRLGLEDAVWHILSL, encoded by the coding sequence ATGTCCGTGGAGTTGCTGCTCGGGGTAGGGGTGGGGCTGGCGCTGAGCGGCGTGAGCGCCATCGTCCCCGGCTTGCATCCTTATAACCTGGTGGCGGCCCTCCTGTTCAGCCTTCCTGAGCGAAAAGGGATCCTTCCCGCCGACGGCGGGCTGGGGCTGGGGATCGGAGTGGCGGTGGGTTACGCCTTCTTCCATCTGGCCCCGGCGGTGTTCTACCAAACCCCGGATGAAGGGGCCCTGGGGCTGATGCTGCCGGCCCAGAAGGCCCTCCGGGAGGGATGGGGACAGGAGGCGGTGCGATGGGCCGGATGGGGAGCGTGGGGGGCTGTGATGCTCCTGTTGCTCTCCGCGCCCTTCTGGCCCCGGGGATGGGCGGCGCTGCGGGCGGTGCTGGCGCCGCACGTGGGCTGGATCCTGCTGGCCCTCAGCGCCTTCCTGTTGCTTTCGGAGTGGCCGTGGGGCGCCGAGCGGCTGCCCACGCCGGCCCGGCGTCTGATGACGGTCTGGATGCGGCTCGGCGCCGGGGTGGTCACCTTCGCCCTCTCCGGAGCGCTGGGCTTTCTCCTGCTCGCCCGGAACCCTCTCATCGGTCCCCTGGCGCGTCAGCCGTTGATCCCCGCCTTCCTGGGGCTGTTCGCGGTTCCCAGCCTGTTGCAGGCGATGAGGGGCGGTCGGCCCGCTCCATCCCGTCCCTCAGGGGAGACGCTTCCGTTCGGGATCTGGGCGCGGGGGGTGGGGGCCGGGTTGCTGGGAGGGGTGTTCTCGGTGCTTTTCCCGGGGGTGACGGCGGGGATCGGGGGGCTGCTGGCGGGTCACGCCACGGCCCAGCGGGATGATCGCGCCTTCCTGGTCGCCCAGGGGGCGGCCCGGGCTTTCTACAGCGTCGGCGTCTTCTGGCTGCTTCTCCTGCCGGACTCCCCCGCGGCGCGGGGCGGGCTGGGGACGATGCTGGCTCCCTGGGCGGGGCCGGCGACGCCGGACCGTTATCGCGCGGCGGTCCTGGCCACCGCTCTGGCGGCGGCGCTGGCTTTCCTGCTGATGGAGCCGCTCACACAGGGGATGAGCCGCTGGGCGGCCTCCCGGGCGTGGCGGTGGGTTTATGCAGCGGCGCTGGCCCTGATCGTCCTCAGCGTCGCAGGGTTAGGGGGGATCCCGGGGCTTGCGGTCCTGCTCGCGGCCTCCGGCATCGGCCTGCTTCCCTCCCTCACCGGCAGCCGTCGTCTGAACACCCTGGGTGTGATCCTGGTGCCCCTCACCCTGCGCCGCCTGGGGCTGGAGGATGCAGTGTGGCACATACTGAGCCTGTAA
- a CDS encoding metalloregulator ArsR/SmtB family transcription factor yields MQATRSRILQILRERGEATAVELATRLGLRAVTVRHHLRVLRAEGLIREVRTHRNGRGRPRLVFTLTEAANRLFPRNYEGLVRHLLPVALSAAEIRQIARRISEEAALQGLAGPARLAAVVSFLNSKGYLARIEPATNGPAWLEIRNCPYLEVAREQEGLCALDAALMEELLGAPTERVSCIIHGDPACRYRIRSEAA; encoded by the coding sequence ATGCAGGCCACGAGGTCTCGTATCCTTCAGATCCTGCGGGAACGAGGAGAAGCCACCGCTGTCGAGCTGGCCACACGGCTGGGCCTCCGCGCCGTCACCGTCCGGCATCACCTCCGCGTCCTGCGCGCCGAGGGCCTGATCCGGGAGGTCCGCACCCACCGCAACGGCCGCGGGCGTCCTCGTCTGGTCTTCACCCTCACCGAGGCCGCCAACCGTCTCTTCCCACGGAACTACGAAGGGCTCGTCCGCCATCTCCTCCCGGTCGCCCTCTCGGCGGCGGAGATCCGTCAGATCGCCCGACGCATCAGTGAGGAGGCCGCCCTCCAGGGGCTGGCCGGTCCGGCCCGGCTCGCCGCCGTCGTCTCCTTCCTCAACTCGAAAGGCTACCTGGCCCGGATCGAGCCCGCGACCAACGGCCCGGCGTGGCTGGAGATCCGCAACTGCCCCTACCTGGAGGTCGCCCGGGAACAGGAGGGGCTTTGCGCCCTGGACGCCGCCCTGATGGAGGAGCTGCTCGGGGCGCCGACGGAGCGGGTCTCCTGCATCATTCACGGGGATCCGGCCTGCCGTTACCGCATCCGCTCCGAAGCGGCCTGA
- the rpsU gene encoding 30S ribosomal protein S21 produces the protein MARVVIEEGESFESALKRFNKQIQADKLLSELRRRRYYEPPSVIRKRKKAAKLRKSRRTTLKALRAAGLL, from the coding sequence TTGGCGCGCGTGGTCATCGAGGAGGGGGAGTCCTTTGAGTCGGCCCTCAAGCGGTTCAACAAGCAGATCCAGGCCGACAAGCTGCTTTCGGAGCTCCGCCGCCGGCGCTACTACGAGCCGCCCAGCGTGATCCGCAAGCGCAAGAAGGCGGCCAAGCTGCGCAAGAGCCGGCGGACGACGCTCAAGGCCCTGCGGGCCGCCGGTTTGCTCTGA